One Acropora palmata chromosome 2, jaAcrPala1.3, whole genome shotgun sequence genomic window carries:
- the LOC141871137 gene encoding tumor susceptibility gene 101 protein-like → MAWDGKLRSILEGYKHGDLCRQDCMRALHQFKYLKPERQKFTHNDGREVDLLALDGILPVLIRGTTYNIPVCVWLQENHPYIPPLVYVKPTNNMRITVSKHVDASGKVYHPYLTEWTYPKSDLAALLQLLSCIFAEKSPVYAKQPEPQPPSGYRPPHQGQFSQPQFGSYPANPMGSTPYPVRGPGMMPVPMPMPGTSPRMSTGVRPPYPPFPQAGGISGGQSTTPYPVNQPNFSAVSTHSSYRPHTGYPPPSTSTGANVVTSNPVSTSSSSNDDAAVKASLRTAVEDKIRRRTKALFGQAQIELDQLNRTQMQLKEGSEKLKDILQKLEKEQADVDNDIKLLTQKNEEITVVVSQLESNSSNLDIDDAVVTTAPLYNQILNLFAEENAVEDTIYYLSESLRKEAIDLDLFLKNVRVLSRKQFMLRALLHKARKTAGLSEVAG, encoded by the exons atggcaTGGGATGGAAAGTTAAGAAGTATTCTTGAAGGG TATAAACATGGAGACCTTTGTCGGCAAGACTGTATGAGAGCTCTGCATCAATTCAAGTACTTGAAACCTGAGAGGCAAAAGTTTA CACATAATGATGGCCGTGAAGTTGACCTACTTGCTCTGGATGGAATTCTTCCTGTTCTTATTAGAG GCACAACATACAACATTCCAGTGTGTGTGTGGCTGCAAGAGAACCACCCTTACATACCACCGCTGGTATACGTGAAGCCAACGAACAACATGAGAATCACAGTATCTAAACATGTAGATGCAAGTGGCAAAGTCTATCATCCTTATCTTACTGAATGGACTTAT CCAAAATCTGACCTTGCAGCCTTGCTTCAACTTCTTAGCTGcatttttgcggaaaaaagtcCTGTTTACGCAAAGCAACCTGAGCCACAGCCACCCAGTGGTTACAGACCTCCACACCAAGGACAGTTTTCACAGCCTCAATTTGGCAGTTATCCAGCAAATCCAATGGGATCCACGCCATACCCTGTTAGGGGTCCAGGCATGATGCCGGTTCCAATGCCGATGCCAG GTACCAGCCCTCGGATGTCGACTGGAGTCAGACCTCCTTACCCTCCCTTTCCCCAGGCTGGTGGAATTAGTGGGGGCCAATCCACCACGCCTTATCCAGTGAACCAGCCCAACTTTTCAGCAGTCAGCACTCATTCCTCCTACCGCCCTCACACAGGGTACCCTCCACCTTCGACTTCAACTGGCGCAAACGTAGTGACGTCAAATCCTGTATCAACGTCAAGTAGTAGTAATGACGATGCAGCCGTGAAAGCCTCGCTGCGAACTGCTGTGGAGGATAAGATtagaagaagaacaaaagcTTTGTTTGGACAAGCGCAG ATTGAATTGGACCAGTTGAACAGAACTCAAATGCAGTTGAAAGAGGGAAGTGAAAAGCTTAAGGATATCTTACAAAAACTGGAGAAAGAACAG GCCGATGTAGACAACGATATTAAGCTATTAACGCAGAAAAATGAAGAGATTACAGTTGTTGTTTCTCAGCTAGAAAGCAATTCTTCAAACTTGGACATTGATGATGCGGTCGTGACAACGGCGCCTCTTTACAATCA AATTCTCAATCTTTTTGCCGAGGAAAATGCTGTCGAGGATACCATTTATTACCTTAGCGAATCGCTGAGGAAAGAAGCCATAGACTTAGATCTTTTTCTCAAG AATGTCAGAGTACTGTCAAGGAAGCAGTTTATGCTACGAGCTTTGCTTCACAAAGCAAGGAAAACCGCCGGCCTAAGTGAAGTGGCAGGATGA